From Nocardioides daedukensis, the proteins below share one genomic window:
- a CDS encoding helix-turn-helix domain-containing protein — MMPSPFHGERLKALRTEAGWSQAELAEKLGSDARYENSKVAPGLEAVIRMAEAFNVSVDYLPFDNAERRPLNAPSRHVDARLVDLDQLSDEERTTIANVIDALVTKAKLRLITGGAG, encoded by the coding sequence ATGATGCCCAGCCCCTTCCATGGCGAGCGCCTCAAGGCGCTGCGCACCGAGGCCGGGTGGTCCCAAGCCGAACTGGCCGAGAAGCTCGGCTCCGATGCCCGCTATGAGAACTCCAAGGTGGCTCCGGGGCTGGAAGCGGTGATCCGCATGGCCGAGGCCTTCAACGTCTCCGTCGACTACCTGCCCTTCGACAACGCCGAACGACGGCCGCTCAACGCCCCCAGCCGCCACGTCGATGCCCGCCTCGTCGACCTCGACCAACTCTCCGACGAAGAGCGCACCACCATCGCCAACGTCATCGACGCCCTCGTCACCAAGGCCAAGCTCCGCCTCATCACCGGCGGAGCAGGCTGA
- a CDS encoding polymorphic toxin type 50 domain-containing protein, whose protein sequence is MKLRDARDGFDVRRLLVAIVGLLATWLGTTTPATAAAPATTNLEVTHVYAFGDQHDTAVPTHAITERDPPETYVHPTTASDADGLWSLGGSACPDGPTTPATYGYDDLARLLHSAPRSGNAEGQVGGAEAGPVVVERTGVAANGVPPRFITTGAGVTIDRASVAARVAQTQGRHVAGHANYGGRGYFNSLDDAQSVLDDFHSGAAQVLGVKRNGDIVVRSPNVTGFNHNPGAGFPNQSTNVFLIKGSSPPSVVPNNPGWTP, encoded by the coding sequence ATGAAACTGCGGGACGCACGCGACGGATTCGACGTGAGACGCCTACTGGTCGCGATCGTCGGGCTCCTTGCGACCTGGCTGGGGACCACTACGCCGGCGACGGCTGCGGCGCCGGCAACAACCAACCTCGAGGTCACTCACGTCTACGCCTTCGGCGACCAACACGACACTGCCGTCCCGACGCACGCCATCACCGAGCGCGACCCGCCCGAAACGTACGTCCACCCCACAACCGCTTCCGACGCCGACGGCCTGTGGTCGCTCGGCGGTTCGGCGTGCCCGGACGGGCCGACAACCCCCGCGACCTACGGCTACGACGACCTCGCTCGGCTTTTGCATAGCGCACCCCGCAGCGGGAATGCCGAGGGACAAGTCGGCGGCGCCGAGGCGGGTCCTGTCGTCGTAGAGCGAACGGGTGTTGCCGCAAACGGTGTACCGCCGAGGTTCATCACGACCGGCGCGGGCGTGACGATCGACCGTGCCTCGGTGGCTGCTCGTGTCGCGCAGACCCAAGGTCGTCACGTCGCTGGGCACGCGAACTATGGAGGCCGGGGGTACTTCAACTCGCTCGACGATGCCCAGAGCGTGCTCGATGACTTCCACAGCGGTGCGGCTCAGGTCCTGGGCGTGAAGCGGAACGGCGACATCGTGGTGCGGTCCCCGAACGTTACTGGCTTCAATCACAACCCAGGGGCGGGCTTCCCGAACCAGTCGACGAACGTGTTTCTCATCAAGGGATCGTCGCCTCCGAGCGTCGTTCCCAACAACCCGGGGTGGACGCCATGA
- a CDS encoding DUF2247 family protein — protein MSEDLVKFVLPAEFVLSRAAPTPHDLVYGYQRGWLDDEGAVRVAEAALSMGMNLPDAVEELALLLRDDRYRVAELIRAAAEELSASSAALPSENPPRLWLYLALDWVYEHRADFVEPLEVIEMLYADFDYPAEIEGLVRFMPPPPGEPASGSGIEQRWRSYLSRMAEAYSARRSS, from the coding sequence ATGAGCGAAGATCTGGTCAAGTTCGTCCTTCCCGCCGAATTCGTTCTCTCGCGCGCGGCCCCTACCCCTCACGATTTGGTCTACGGCTACCAGCGCGGATGGCTCGACGATGAAGGTGCCGTTCGTGTTGCCGAGGCTGCTCTGTCGATGGGTATGAATCTGCCGGACGCGGTCGAGGAACTGGCCTTGCTGCTTCGTGATGACCGATACCGGGTTGCTGAACTGATACGAGCCGCGGCCGAGGAGCTCTCGGCTAGCAGCGCGGCACTGCCCAGCGAGAACCCTCCCCGGCTCTGGCTCTACTTAGCTCTCGACTGGGTCTACGAACATCGTGCCGACTTCGTTGAGCCGCTTGAGGTGATCGAGATGCTCTACGCCGATTTCGACTATCCAGCGGAGATCGAAGGCCTTGTGAGATTCATGCCTCCCCCGCCCGGCGAACCCGCCAGTGGTTCAGGTATCGAGCAGCGCTGGCGCAGCTACCTCTCCCGAATGGCTGAGGCGTACTCGGCTCGAAGGTCTTCGTGA
- a CDS encoding DUF6984 family protein — translation MSRNSAHQPDARELRVLDALLTQEFEGVVELRAQVPECKFEEVDEDGTLAVHASGPRANVKFRVPVEAIYADADGVMVHVLLHVVGGRLDEVEVFREDGDSVVRKPATEIANFEYMVLG, via the coding sequence ATGTCCCGTAACTCAGCCCATCAACCTGACGCGCGCGAACTGCGCGTGCTGGATGCGTTGCTAACCCAGGAGTTTGAGGGCGTAGTTGAGCTTCGTGCCCAAGTCCCCGAGTGCAAGTTCGAGGAGGTTGATGAGGACGGAACGCTCGCAGTTCATGCCTCAGGGCCGCGAGCCAATGTGAAGTTTCGGGTCCCTGTGGAGGCGATCTACGCCGACGCAGATGGGGTTATGGTGCACGTCCTCCTGCATGTTGTGGGTGGCCGATTGGATGAGGTCGAGGTGTTTCGAGAGGACGGGGACTCCGTAGTCCGGAAACCAGCAACTGAGATCGCGAACTTTGAATACATGGTACTCGGATGA
- a CDS encoding polymorphic toxin-type HINT domain-containing protein encodes MKFRAGDQGLLLRRSPAVLVALIAALAAVLGISTASASAAADAETRVGAHSSSVEVRVGAFDQITAGQRLGNNNAGPEIVVATGVAANTAARACSFTGATVVLMADGTRKPIEDIEVGDLVVATDPETGEQEPRRVEHVFVHDDTVLDLVVDGEAITTTEDHPFWSVTSQRFERADELDPGEEVLGADGRAITVSGLRLETAREALAYNLTVEGIHTYHVGNADILVHNTCPKVRFGRGDGHGARHLKGTNLSPSEVEPVILRNVQKAAADASSTGSFYGRVTVRGQQIEYRAYTLPDGTINVGTYYVP; translated from the coding sequence GTGAAGTTCAGGGCGGGCGACCAAGGACTCCTCCTGCGTCGGAGCCCGGCTGTCCTGGTTGCTCTGATCGCCGCCTTGGCAGCGGTTCTCGGCATCAGCACCGCATCGGCGTCAGCGGCCGCTGACGCCGAAACTCGCGTTGGGGCTCACAGTTCCAGCGTCGAGGTTCGCGTCGGGGCTTTCGACCAGATCACCGCAGGCCAGCGGCTAGGAAACAACAACGCGGGGCCGGAAATCGTGGTGGCTACCGGTGTTGCCGCAAACACAGCAGCCCGCGCATGCTCATTCACCGGCGCCACAGTCGTACTCATGGCCGACGGCACCCGAAAGCCGATCGAGGACATCGAAGTCGGTGATCTAGTGGTCGCCACCGACCCTGAGACCGGGGAGCAGGAACCGCGACGGGTCGAACACGTCTTCGTCCACGACGACACCGTCCTCGACCTGGTCGTCGACGGCGAAGCCATCACCACGACCGAGGACCACCCCTTCTGGTCCGTCACTAGTCAGCGTTTCGAGCGCGCCGACGAGCTTGACCCAGGTGAGGAGGTTCTCGGTGCTGACGGCCGAGCGATCACAGTTTCCGGACTGAGGCTCGAAACTGCCCGGGAGGCGCTTGCCTACAACCTGACAGTGGAGGGTATCCACACCTACCACGTTGGCAACGCCGACATCCTGGTTCACAACACGTGCCCGAAGGTGCGATTCGGTAGGGGGGACGGTCACGGCGCACGACACCTCAAGGGGACGAACCTGTCGCCATCGGAGGTTGAGCCGGTGATCCTTCGTAACGTTCAGAAGGCCGCGGCCGACGCTTCGTCGACCGGCAGCTTCTATGGCCGAGTGACGGTCCGCGGGCAGCAGATCGAGTACCGCGCTTACACATTGCCAGACGGGACTATCAACGTGGGGACCTACTATGTCCCGTAA